A stretch of the Hydra vulgaris chromosome 09, alternate assembly HydraT2T_AEP genome encodes the following:
- the LOC136084705 gene encoding uncharacterized protein LOC136084705 isoform X3, translating to MSFICEAYKISNVENTNNEVLKMFTKKEIKDIAASSTLKMIYSGEDQSSYLYLALGSNFRETRFNEYIYKFIVPESIVCLFAKLMQYSRIQAEVFLNKFFLEGINICKVHQL from the exons taatgtGGAAAACACTAATAATGAAG ttttgaaaatgtttacaaagAAGGAGATTAAAGATATTGCAGCATCCTcaactttaaaaatgatttattctgGAGAA GATCAATCTAGTTATTTATATCTTGCCCTGGGTTCCAATTTTCGTGAAACCAGG ttcAATGAATACATCTACAAATTCATTGTCCCTGAGAGTATTGTTTGTCTTTTTGCCAAACTAATGCAATACTCAAGAATTCAG GCTGaagtatttttgaataagttttttctgGAAG GAATAAACATCTGCAAAGTACACCAACTTTAA
- the LOC136084705 gene encoding uncharacterized protein LOC136084705 isoform X2 — MSFICEAYKISNVENTNNEVLKMFTKKEIKDIAASSTLKMIYSGEDQSSYLYLALGSNFRETRFNEYIYKFIVPESIVCLFAKLMQYSRIQAEVFLNKFFLEGINICKVHQL; from the exons taatgtGGAAAACACTAATAATGAAG ttttgaaaatgtttacaaagAAGGAGATTAAAGATATTGCAGCATCCTcaactttaaaaatgatttattctgGAGAA GATCAATCTAGTTATTTATATCTTGCCCTGGGTTCCAATTTTCGTGAAACCAGG ttcAATGAATACATCTACAAATTCATTGTCCCTGAGAGTATTGTTTGTCTTTTTGCCAAACTAATGCAATACTCAAGAATTCAG GCTGaagtatttttgaataagttttttctgGAAG GAATAAACATTTGCAAAGTACACCAACTTTAA